Genomic segment of Carassius carassius chromosome 19, fCarCar2.1, whole genome shotgun sequence:
AGTagaaagtttttttatattagtttttatgAAATTATGCTGATAGTCGCAACAAAAGAATATACTATATATTACAAACTTGTCCCATTCTTGGaaaaatgttagattttttttacttctggaaCCCTACTTTTGGGGTCTGTTCATTTATTGTGATGCAAAATCTACCttaatgtttcatttatgttctatattttgtaactgaggtttaaaaaaaaaaaaaagttacctgtAACACCATATTTCCTTGTGGGCTGTGGACCTAAATCTGGCTGGATGGTTGACATATCCAAGACCTTGTTGAACCAGCCAATCTGCTTCCTCCTCTTAGCCAGACCTCGACGCTGAGGAGAATCAGCCCAGCCAAACAAAAAGACACTGGTGCCCGTGACTCGTTCCGTTAGAGCCGTGGCTAAAgctacacaaagaaagaaaaccttCAATGCTTACACTTTAAGgtacatataataaaaattacttgACATATTCACACTGACACAAATCTAAAttcttcaaataataataataggtccCTATCAATAATGCaatgttcaccccaaaataattaATGATGTTTGTGCTGTTTTCTTCTATTTTATGTATACTTTAAGACTACATTGCAACTGTTTTTATACCTTCAGAATTCAGATTCAGAAAACGCATTTAAATGTCTTATTTGCATGCATGGCCACATACCCTGGGCCTCTTTTCCACATTCCTCAAGGCCCACCTCCTCCCCCAGAGGATAGAGAGGCACCAGATCCACTGCACCCATGCACGGGTGGATGCCCTCATGGACATTCATGTCAATCAGAGAGCATGCACGCTCACAAGCTGACAGTACAGCCTCCCCTAAAATGGACGACAATAAAGAATAGCCTCTTTGATACAATTAGTAACAAAGCAATTGTTCTCGCAACTTGGACATTTATTAAAACATCTAGGAAGGAAGAGCAGGCAACTCACTTATTAGGTCAATGCTTGCAACAATAGTAATGACAGAGCGGTTGTAGTCAACATCATTGAAGATGTTAAGCACTGTGATGCCTTCACGCTTTGTTCCTTTTGAAGGACAGATCCAGACAGTTTTGTCAACACTCAGTGCAATGACATGGAACAAAAAATATTCCCAATGACTTCAAATATAGTTTAATTACAATTTTGAATCCatcttaaataaattaatggCTAATTTTCTTCAATATAAACCATGCATGCATGGTCTCACCAAGTGTGTCAGTGATGGCTGATCTAGCCACCGTCTCCACCAGGTCTCTTCTACGAGCTTCTGAGATGTTTAGGAGACATGCAACCAGCCGTCGACCCACAGCAGAACAGGACATCCCTCAAGAAAGCAGAAATACTTTACACCTTTACTGGCCCACAGTACAAACCAGGTTCTCAGTCAACTCAGGGACGTAACACTTCATAACCTTCCTTAACAACACTGATTAATGTTTAACAGATAAAGTTgggatttttttaattagttgacATAAATGTCATGAGCATTTGAGTTCTATTTGTTTTCAGAATCTTCACGACGAAATTTACTTTGACGTTTTAAGTGTCGTGTTGATAAACGCTGGACAACACTATTGATCAGTTTCTGTCTTACAGTAACAGTCCAAAGTTTAGCATGCTCGTAGCTACTACAATGAGGCAGAGTAGataatttaaagatattttttgtaACTGAGTGACAAACACACTTCGTACTTGTTACTTGAAGGCGTGAAACTCCAGAATAGCTCACGTGCTCTTGCTCCCAGCAGCTGTTTCCGCTAATGTCCGAatcatgaacgaatcgttcaaatGAGTCGAAACTGTTCAAAAAATCAGATGaaccatttaaaaaaactgtctgaacgtaaaaaaaaaaataaaataaaacataaataaataaaacgcacTCAAACAAGTCGTTTatgaatacaattatattttaacaaagagataatacaattaatttaagtACAATTTTTGGGGTTCAAATTTTATTAGCTGAACAATGGTTGCAGCAAA
This window contains:
- the ftcdnl1 gene encoding formiminotransferase N-terminal subdomain-containing protein, producing MSCSAVGRRLVACLLNISEARRRDLVETVARSAITDTLGTKREGITVLNIFNDVDYNRSVITIVASIDLIREAVLSACERACSLIDMNVHEGIHPCMGAVDLVPLYPLGEEVGLEECGKEAQALATALTERVTGTSVFLFGWADSPQRRGLAKRRKQIGWFNKVLDMSTIQPDLGPQPTRKYGVTGVGASPYVMNCNVTIDTQDLAVGRIVASAIRESSPGGIPGVQVMALPHEGAVEIACNVESVQGGPSSLSYGEEKWPSFTIGGQNFCHAPASLITSRVAELARHHGVAIKGTALVGFTPCECQRLAEGALSNGIGEFWKELQHVHM